The Dethiosulfovibrio peptidovorans DSM 11002 nucleotide sequence AACCACGCTCCTAGGCGACATAGATAACGAGATAGACTCCCTTCTCAAGTGCCGTACAGAGGAGGGGGCCTTGGTCAAACGATATGAGGGCAGCTCCAGCAGGCTGACCCAGAACAACGGCAACTACACCGAGCTGTACAGCTCCATAAGCGACACCGATCTGGCCAAGATGGCCATGGAATACATGTCGGCCCAGTCGGTCTATCAGGCCGGACTTGCCACCATAGCCAGGATAATCCAGCCTACGTTGGTGGACTTTCTGTCATGACGAAAAAAATGTCTAAAACGTTGACGATCTCGACGAGCCGTTTCGGTGACGTGAAATACGAGGAAAGCATGATTTTTCTATCGCCTAAGGGGATCCCGGGATTCGAGGATATGCGCAGATGGTTACTGGTAGGCGAGGATGACTCAACCGTAAAACATCTTCAGAATTTAGAGGACGGAGGTCTTGCTCTGCCGGTAGCCGTTCCTCAGCAGCTTTTTTCCGATTACTCGGTGAAAATCCCTCGAGAATTTCTAGATGAAGTGAAAGCCGAGGACGAAAGAGACCT carries:
- the fliW gene encoding flagellar assembly protein FliW: MTKKMSKTLTISTSRFGDVKYEESMIFLSPKGIPGFEDMRRWLLVGEDDSTVKHLQNLEDGGLALPVAVPQQLFSDYSVKIPREFLDEVKAEDERDLGILLILTVPSGAIWDMTVNMRAPILIGLSSRLMLQAILPDESLTLRRPLWNQAQRDEMKSKIQQSSLNGE